In one Desulfoferula mesophila genomic region, the following are encoded:
- the gshB gene encoding glutathione synthase: protein MIVAFMMDPLESIEPENETTSWLMYECNQRGHTVFFLEPHDIYVRGSRLVARMRNVSVAPDQPMRAYWDDAIACLKRDELIFEEITDIDALFLRKDPPLNYQTLEYLHHVRGEVFTINSTTGQMLASSKLYLLNFPDIIPETHVSRDPKRLRKIIDEFGGSMVVKPLNRSRGEGVIKVSSHDRDNLNSLIHYYVNSYKPYPEREAIMVQEYLAEVKKHGDVRIMLLNGEILGAMRRIPAKGDFRTNIHAGASPAKHEISATDRRICDTIRPRLMADGLYFVGLDIIGDKLVEINVVSPGGIPRINRLDGIKIEAQVIDFVEEQVRRLKDHA from the coding sequence ATGATCGTAGCCTTTATGATGGACCCTCTGGAGTCCATCGAACCGGAAAACGAGACCACCAGTTGGTTGATGTACGAGTGCAACCAACGGGGGCACACGGTTTTTTTCCTGGAGCCCCATGACATCTATGTGCGCGGCTCCCGCCTGGTGGCCCGCATGCGCAACGTCAGCGTGGCCCCGGATCAACCCATGCGCGCCTATTGGGACGACGCCATCGCCTGCCTCAAGCGCGACGAGCTGATCTTCGAGGAGATCACCGACATCGACGCCCTGTTCTTGCGCAAGGACCCGCCGCTCAACTACCAGACCCTGGAGTACCTGCACCACGTGCGGGGCGAGGTGTTCACCATCAACAGCACCACCGGCCAGATGCTGGCCAGCAGCAAGCTGTACCTGCTCAACTTCCCGGACATAATTCCCGAAACCCACGTAAGCCGCGACCCCAAGCGCCTGCGCAAGATCATCGACGAGTTCGGCGGGTCCATGGTGGTCAAGCCCCTGAACCGCTCCCGGGGCGAGGGGGTCATCAAGGTAAGCAGCCACGACCGCGACAACCTCAACAGCCTGATCCACTATTACGTGAACTCCTACAAGCCCTACCCCGAGCGCGAGGCCATCATGGTGCAGGAGTACCTGGCCGAGGTGAAAAAGCACGGCGACGTGCGCATCATGCTGCTCAACGGGGAAATCCTGGGGGCCATGCGCCGCATACCGGCCAAGGGCGACTTCCGCACCAACATCCACGCCGGGGCCAGCCCGGCCAAGCACGAGATAAGCGCCACCGACCGGCGCATCTGCGACACCATCCGCCCCCGGCTCATGGCCGACGGGCTCTATTTCGTGGGACTGGACATCATCGGCGACAAGCTGGTGGAGATAAACGTGGTAAGCCCCGGCGGCATCCCGCGCATCAACCGGCTGGACGGCATCAAGATCGAGGCCCAGGTCATCGACTTCGTGGAGGAGCAGGTGCGCCGGCTCAAGGACCATGCCTAA
- a CDS encoding N-formylglutamate amidohydrolase: MPNPAAPLPLVVSLPHSSAQVPPAAAARLALSPLEVEQSVDLGSTEVFGPLPVRHMFPAPQTRLVVDLNRAPDDLGPKGVVAAKDYAGRWVFSQQAAPEPGLKRQWVEGLWRPWHRRLAEALDDPAVRLLLDGHSLDGVGPAEAPDPGAKRADVVLSNRGDQQGQAAGRGDLTCPPEVLRLLGQALEEQGLSVAYNTPYVGGHIIVRYGPSLMARGAAAVQMELNKDLYADPGYSRVYSERAAELSLRLERALRLFLSRWR; the protein is encoded by the coding sequence ATGCCTAACCCGGCCGCGCCCCTGCCCCTGGTCGTCAGCCTGCCCCACTCATCGGCCCAGGTCCCCCCGGCCGCCGCCGCCCGCCTGGCCCTGAGCCCCTTGGAAGTGGAGCAGTCGGTGGATCTGGGCTCCACCGAGGTCTTTGGCCCCCTGCCCGTCCGCCACATGTTTCCCGCCCCCCAGACCCGCCTGGTGGTGGACCTGAACCGGGCCCCCGACGACCTGGGGCCCAAGGGGGTGGTGGCGGCCAAGGACTATGCCGGCCGCTGGGTGTTTTCCCAACAAGCCGCCCCGGAGCCGGGGCTGAAGCGGCAGTGGGTGGAAGGCCTGTGGCGGCCCTGGCATCGGCGATTGGCCGAGGCCCTGGATGATCCAGCGGTGCGGCTGCTGTTGGACGGTCACTCCCTGGACGGGGTGGGGCCCGCCGAGGCCCCGGACCCCGGCGCCAAGCGGGCCGACGTGGTGCTGAGCAACCGGGGCGACCAACAGGGCCAAGCGGCCGGGCGCGGGGATTTGACCTGTCCGCCCGAGGTGCTGCGCCTGTTGGGCCAGGCCCTGGAAGAACAGGGCCTGAGCGTGGCCTACAACACCCCCTACGTTGGGGGGCACATCATCGTGCGCTACGGCCCCTCGCTCATGGCGCGGGGCGCGGCGGCCGTGCAGATGGAGTTGAACAAGGACCTCTACGCCGACCCCGGCTACAGCAGGGTCTATTCCGAAAGGGCGGCCGAGCTCAGCCTTCGGTTGGAGCGGGCGCTACGTCTTTTTCTTTCACGCTGGCGATAA
- a CDS encoding Crp/Fnr family transcriptional regulator has product MSQETSLSEKILLLRRMEIFEGLAVAELAAVASVCREDKAESGQNIITEGDAGESMYLIIKGKVVVSQEGEDGCAMELASLGEGDYVGEMALFDDAPRSATVVADGPVKLLVLYKREFDETVREYPQVALQMCKELSRRLRKLHEKIHAIPVCDLPPSFIASVKEKDVAPAPTEG; this is encoded by the coding sequence ATGAGTCAGGAAACCAGCCTGTCGGAAAAAATCCTGCTGCTTCGGCGCATGGAAATCTTCGAGGGACTGGCCGTGGCCGAGCTGGCCGCGGTGGCCTCGGTGTGCCGGGAAGACAAGGCCGAATCGGGCCAGAATATAATCACCGAGGGCGACGCGGGCGAGAGCATGTACCTCATCATCAAGGGCAAGGTGGTGGTTTCCCAAGAGGGTGAGGACGGCTGCGCTATGGAGTTGGCCAGCCTGGGCGAAGGCGACTACGTGGGCGAGATGGCCCTTTTTGACGACGCCCCCCGCTCGGCCACGGTGGTGGCCGACGGCCCGGTGAAGCTGTTGGTGCTCTACAAGCGAGAGTTCGACGAAACGGTGCGCGAGTATCCCCAGGTGGCTTTGCAGATGTGCAAGGAACTGAGCCGCCGGCTGCGCAAGCTGCACGAAAAGATTCACGCCATCCCGGTGTGCGACCTGCCCCCTTCCTTTATCGCCAGCGTGAAAGAAAAAGACGTAGCGCCCGCTCCAACCGAAGGCTGA
- a CDS encoding Npt1/Npt2 family nucleotide transporter: protein MNSVKSFISRWLKVQPDEIGVFLWSAAILYLIRTSNILFNNFAETAFLKRFGVEYLPIVYIINSLTTFVIMAAITGVLRKLPSTRMLTYMMVFCGLSVGALRPLVNLGYDMIYPVLFVLKAQYEGLLALVFWNLANDFFNTRQSKRIFPLITAGGVIGAIVGSFLTPALSKAISFDNLMLAYTVTCMAGAVMVWGMSIQYPALKITERKGKKKAPKVNLVQEFKQIGPMLKESALLKILVLLTLLPNIALPIMNYQFNFAVNETYATEGGMVAFFGYFRGALNIVSLFILLFVGKIYNRWGLPVALMFHPANYALAFAAFLFRFDIITAMYARLSTRVLLVTINNPARNILVGLFPDEFRALLRPFLRGTVVRVGILVGSGIIFLSEHLVAPRWLSVVGLAVALGWVTTSVWLKRSYSDILLGLIGRNVIDLRSLQDQDVGAIFKDKRAQEQLVDACMASQGKACLWYAQMMQAQQVPDMEEHLLKIIRAKDEATAISLLPLVPKTAGLKALEAYADLADPAKPRLTAALATAAGRLPLEESASFLTKLLEEQSDLGVRAQAVIGLYHLEPEKYHPMIQGWLDGADHDQRRAGVIAAGGSDNREFRPLLRRMLAEDPSSDLVPDILAALSRLEDPHLDELVLERLREDPSSVPLEVLRYLELKDETDLKAFIRLLGSGRQEVRELALERLSEAENLDSGLLIEGLSLPNRRVRRGLYELMSRLKIGDREIIAFAKSNLALAYSNILEAEALGKLPATPERDLLIQHLLEHKKGRVETILRVLATQEDSDQMRLVIRGLSSADTKLRSNAVEALESMVGRDLSQAMLPLVEDGQVAESLAVGRKLFKLPIHFADERELMEHMLAKKNWVSLYLSLVVLGQREGGLEPFRETLGRLAQSRNPYVKAEASRLAHMARREA from the coding sequence ATGAACAGTGTAAAATCCTTTATAAGCCGTTGGTTGAAGGTGCAACCCGATGAAATCGGGGTGTTCCTGTGGTCGGCGGCCATCCTTTACCTGATCAGAACCTCCAACATCCTTTTCAACAACTTCGCCGAAACCGCCTTTCTAAAGCGTTTCGGGGTTGAATACCTGCCCATCGTCTACATCATCAACTCCCTGACCACCTTCGTTATCATGGCGGCCATAACCGGGGTGCTGCGCAAGCTGCCCAGCACGCGCATGCTGACCTACATGATGGTGTTCTGCGGACTGTCGGTGGGGGCCCTGCGCCCGTTGGTGAACCTGGGCTACGACATGATCTACCCGGTGTTGTTCGTGCTCAAGGCCCAGTACGAGGGGCTGTTGGCCCTGGTTTTCTGGAACCTGGCCAACGACTTTTTCAACACCCGCCAGTCCAAGCGCATCTTTCCCCTGATCACCGCCGGGGGAGTGATCGGGGCCATCGTGGGCAGCTTCCTCACCCCGGCCCTGTCCAAGGCCATCAGCTTCGACAACCTCATGCTGGCCTACACGGTCACCTGCATGGCCGGAGCGGTCATGGTCTGGGGCATGTCCATCCAGTATCCGGCGCTGAAAATCACGGAGCGCAAGGGTAAGAAAAAGGCCCCCAAAGTAAACCTGGTCCAGGAATTCAAGCAGATCGGCCCCATGCTCAAGGAGTCCGCCCTGCTCAAAATCCTGGTGCTGTTGACCCTGTTGCCCAACATCGCCCTGCCGATAATGAACTACCAGTTCAACTTCGCGGTGAACGAGACCTACGCCACCGAGGGCGGCATGGTGGCCTTTTTCGGCTACTTCCGGGGGGCGCTCAACATCGTCAGCCTGTTCATCCTGCTGTTCGTGGGCAAGATCTACAACCGCTGGGGCCTGCCCGTGGCCCTGATGTTCCACCCGGCCAACTACGCCCTGGCCTTTGCGGCCTTTTTGTTCCGCTTCGACATCATCACCGCCATGTACGCCCGCCTGTCCACCCGGGTGCTCCTGGTGACCATCAACAACCCTGCCCGCAACATCCTGGTGGGGCTGTTCCCCGACGAGTTCCGCGCCCTGCTCAGGCCCTTTTTGCGCGGCACCGTGGTGCGGGTGGGCATCCTGGTGGGCTCGGGGATCATCTTCCTGTCCGAACACCTGGTGGCGCCGCGTTGGCTGTCGGTGGTGGGCCTGGCGGTGGCCCTGGGCTGGGTGACCACCAGCGTATGGCTCAAGCGCTCCTATTCCGACATCCTTTTGGGCCTCATCGGCCGCAACGTCATCGACCTGCGCTCCCTGCAGGACCAGGACGTGGGGGCCATCTTCAAGGACAAGCGGGCCCAGGAGCAGCTGGTGGACGCCTGCATGGCCTCTCAGGGCAAGGCCTGCCTGTGGTACGCCCAAATGATGCAGGCCCAGCAGGTGCCCGACATGGAGGAACATCTGCTGAAAATCATTCGGGCCAAGGACGAGGCGACCGCCATCAGCCTGTTGCCCCTGGTGCCCAAGACGGCCGGCCTCAAGGCCCTGGAGGCGTACGCGGACCTGGCCGATCCGGCCAAGCCCCGGCTTACCGCCGCCCTGGCCACCGCCGCGGGGCGCCTGCCCTTGGAGGAGTCGGCCTCCTTCCTTACCAAGCTTCTGGAAGAACAAAGCGACCTGGGGGTGCGGGCCCAGGCGGTGATCGGCCTGTACCACCTGGAGCCGGAAAAATACCATCCCATGATCCAGGGCTGGCTGGACGGCGCGGACCATGATCAGCGGCGGGCGGGAGTCATCGCGGCGGGGGGCTCGGACAACCGCGAGTTCCGTCCCCTGTTGCGCCGCATGCTGGCCGAGGACCCGTCCTCCGACCTGGTCCCGGACATCCTGGCCGCCCTGTCCCGCCTGGAAGACCCCCACCTGGACGAGTTGGTGCTGGAGCGCCTGCGCGAAGATCCCTCCTCGGTGCCCCTGGAGGTGCTGCGCTATTTGGAGCTCAAGGACGAAACCGATCTCAAGGCCTTCATCCGTCTGCTGGGCAGCGGCCGGCAGGAGGTGCGCGAGTTGGCCCTGGAGCGGCTTTCCGAGGCGGAAAACCTGGACAGCGGTCTGTTGATCGAGGGTTTGAGCCTGCCCAACCGGCGGGTGCGCCGGGGACTGTACGAACTGATGAGCCGCCTCAAGATAGGCGACCGCGAGATAATCGCCTTTGCCAAGAGCAACCTGGCCCTGGCCTACTCCAACATCCTGGAGGCCGAGGCCCTGGGCAAGCTGCCCGCCACGCCGGAGCGCGACCTGTTGATCCAGCATTTGCTGGAGCACAAGAAGGGCCGGGTGGAGACCATCCTCCGGGTCTTGGCCACCCAGGAGGATTCGGACCAAATGCGCCTGGTGATCCGGGGTCTGTCCTCGGCCGACACCAAGCTGCGCTCCAACGCCGTGGAGGCTTTGGAGTCCATGGTGGGTCGGGATCTGTCCCAGGCCATGCTGCCCCTGGTGGAGGATGGGCAGGTGGCTGAGAGCCTGGCGGTGGGGCGCAAACTGTTCAAGCTGCCTATCCACTTCGCCGACGAGCGGGAGTTGATGGAACATATGCTGGCCAAAAAGAACTGGGTGTCCCTGTACCTGAGCCTGGTGGTGCTGGGCCAGCGGGAGGGGGGCCTGGAGCCCTTCCGGGAAACCCTGGGGCGGCTGGCGCAAAGCCGCAACCCCTACGTGAAGGCGGAAGCGTCCCGTCTGGCCCATATGGCAAGGAGAGAGGCATGA
- a CDS encoding oligopeptide/dipeptide ABC transporter ATP-binding protein gives MSDNHEKKTILQLKGVSRFYRTRGNVFRGGGRLVVALNEINLSLRQGEIFGLVGESGSGKTTCGRLIVRLEEADQGSIRLNGDDITHLRGKKLKEYRRRVQMVFQDPYQSLNPQVTIADSVAEPLITNKLGSPLDHMERVLKVLKTAGLSPAEDYVYRFPHQLSGGQRQRVAIARAIVLEPSLLVADEPTSMLDASYSAQIFEILQGVRDKMGATIMFITHSMASARYLCDRIGVIYRGHMVEQGPAEQVISSPRHPYTKALIDATPKFGRSAQVPTYNTLLAAERPATSQVGCPFFRRCALAERLLCAGTYPPWRRVGGEQVALCHFVEDSEAVSVAG, from the coding sequence ATGAGCGACAACCACGAAAAAAAGACCATCCTGCAACTCAAGGGGGTGAGCCGTTTCTACCGCACCAGGGGCAACGTCTTTAGGGGCGGCGGCCGCCTGGTGGTGGCCTTGAACGAGATAAACCTCTCGCTGCGCCAGGGCGAGATCTTCGGCTTGGTGGGCGAGAGCGGCAGCGGCAAGACCACCTGCGGGCGGCTCATCGTGCGCCTGGAAGAGGCCGACCAGGGCAGCATCCGCCTCAACGGCGACGACATCACCCACCTCAGGGGCAAAAAGCTCAAGGAGTACCGCCGCCGGGTGCAGATGGTCTTTCAAGACCCCTACCAGTCCCTGAACCCCCAGGTGACCATCGCCGACAGCGTGGCCGAGCCCTTGATAACCAACAAGCTGGGCAGCCCCCTGGACCACATGGAGCGGGTGCTCAAGGTGCTCAAGACTGCGGGGCTCAGCCCGGCCGAGGACTACGTATACCGCTTTCCCCACCAGCTCAGCGGCGGGCAGCGGCAGCGGGTGGCCATCGCCCGGGCCATCGTCCTGGAACCCAGCCTGCTGGTGGCCGACGAGCCCACCAGCATGCTCGACGCCTCCTATTCGGCCCAGATCTTCGAGATTCTCCAGGGGGTGCGCGACAAGATGGGGGCCACCATCATGTTCATCACCCACTCCATGGCCTCGGCCCGTTATTTGTGCGACCGCATAGGGGTCATCTATCGCGGCCACATGGTGGAGCAGGGACCGGCCGAACAGGTGATAAGCTCTCCCCGCCACCCCTACACCAAGGCCCTTATCGACGCCACGCCCAAGTTCGGCCGCAGCGCCCAGGTGCCCACCTACAACACTCTGCTGGCCGCCGAGCGGCCGGCCACCTCCCAGGTGGGGTGCCCATTTTTCCGCCGCTGCGCCTTGGCCGAGCGGCTCCTGTGCGCCGGCACCTACCCTCCCTGGCGCCGTGTGGGCGGGGAGCAGGTGGCCCTCTGCCACTTTGTCGAGGATTCCGAAGCGGTGTCCGTCGCCGGGTGA
- a CDS encoding ABC transporter ATP-binding protein — protein MTLLKVENLSIGYQTAKGLLKAVDGVNFSLEPGRSLGLVGESGCGKTTIGMALMGLLPSNGRITNGRIVLDGVEISALPEDEMRKVRWNDISMIFQAAMNALNPVKRISAQMVEAIQVHRPEVDDHEAMERVEGLFNLVGLPLERLYDFPHQYSGGMKQRAIIAMALALNPKLVIADEPTTALDVIVQDQILKETKELQRQFNIGIIFISHDISIVAEVCHQIGVMYAGQLVESGPAEEVFFNSHHPYTKALVSSFPTLAGPKTKLAPIPGEPPNLTGTIPGCRFCDRCPKDTASCKLSPPKWQEVAPGHFVLCDHC, from the coding sequence ATGACGCTACTCAAGGTGGAAAACCTGAGCATCGGCTACCAGACGGCCAAGGGCCTATTGAAGGCGGTGGACGGGGTGAACTTTTCCCTGGAGCCGGGACGCTCCCTGGGCCTGGTGGGCGAAAGCGGCTGCGGCAAGACCACCATCGGCATGGCCCTGATGGGCCTCTTGCCCTCCAACGGCCGCATCACCAACGGGCGCATCGTGCTGGACGGGGTGGAGATCAGCGCCCTTCCCGAGGACGAGATGCGCAAGGTGCGCTGGAACGATATCTCCATGATCTTCCAGGCGGCCATGAACGCCCTGAACCCGGTCAAGCGCATCAGCGCCCAGATGGTGGAGGCCATCCAGGTGCACCGCCCGGAAGTGGACGACCACGAGGCGATGGAGCGGGTGGAGGGGCTGTTCAATCTGGTGGGCCTGCCCCTGGAGCGGCTCTACGACTTCCCCCACCAATACAGCGGGGGCATGAAACAGCGGGCCATCATCGCCATGGCCCTGGCCCTCAACCCCAAGCTGGTCATCGCCGACGAGCCCACCACCGCCCTGGACGTCATCGTGCAGGACCAGATCCTCAAGGAGACCAAGGAACTGCAGCGCCAGTTCAACATCGGCATCATCTTCATCAGCCACGACATCTCCATCGTGGCCGAGGTGTGCCATCAGATCGGGGTGATGTATGCCGGCCAGCTGGTGGAGTCCGGCCCGGCCGAGGAGGTGTTTTTCAACTCCCACCACCCCTACACCAAGGCCCTGGTCAGCTCCTTCCCCACCCTGGCCGGCCCCAAGACCAAGCTGGCTCCCATCCCCGGAGAGCCGCCCAACCTCACCGGCACCATCCCCGGTTGCCGTTTCTGCGACCGCTGTCCCAAGGACACCGCCTCGTGCAAGCTCTCGCCGCCCAAATGGCAAGAGGTGGCGCCGGGGCATTTCGTCCTGTGTGATCATTGCTGA
- a CDS encoding ABC transporter permease: protein MGNDAVRTLKAKRRALWRQRFMENWRVFLRNPLGRIGMSLLVMFGLMAACSYIPPMIDPMYHPMTGVDPKVVSSVGPSWQHWLGTDFMGRDIFSQLLAGARVAFMVGVSAAFMSVVLGTAVGMTAGYMGRFTDTALMRLADMIMVLPTLLVVLMLAALFGKLSIWMIVLMIALFRWPGVSRIIRAQTLSLKQRPFIDAARVAGASHSRIIFRHIMPNVLPLAFLYMTFRVTSAIVIEAGLAFLGFGDPGTVSWGMMLQWVWKTGHMFQAPYWLLPPGICISLITLSFYMLGRAMDEVLDPRLRDETQAG, encoded by the coding sequence ATGGGAAACGACGCCGTACGAACTCTCAAGGCCAAGCGCCGCGCCCTGTGGCGCCAGCGATTCATGGAAAACTGGCGGGTGTTTTTGCGCAACCCCCTGGGCCGCATCGGCATGTCCCTATTGGTCATGTTTGGGCTCATGGCCGCCTGTTCCTACATCCCGCCCATGATCGATCCCATGTATCATCCCATGACCGGGGTGGACCCCAAGGTCGTCTCCTCGGTGGGCCCCAGCTGGCAGCACTGGCTGGGCACCGACTTCATGGGCCGCGACATCTTCAGCCAACTGCTGGCCGGGGCCCGGGTGGCCTTCATGGTGGGCGTGTCCGCCGCCTTCATGTCCGTGGTGCTGGGCACCGCGGTGGGCATGACCGCCGGCTACATGGGCCGCTTCACCGACACCGCCCTGATGCGCCTGGCCGACATGATCATGGTGCTGCCCACCCTGCTGGTGGTGCTGATGCTGGCCGCCTTGTTCGGCAAGCTATCCATCTGGATGATCGTGCTGATGATCGCCCTGTTCCGCTGGCCGGGGGTCAGCCGCATCATCAGGGCCCAGACCCTTAGCCTGAAGCAGCGGCCCTTCATCGACGCGGCCCGGGTGGCCGGGGCCAGCCATTCGCGCATCATCTTCCGGCACATCATGCCCAACGTGCTGCCCCTGGCCTTTCTCTACATGACCTTCAGGGTCACCAGCGCCATCGTCATCGAGGCGGGGCTGGCCTTCCTGGGCTTCGGCGACCCCGGCACGGTGAGCTGGGGCATGATGCTGCAATGGGTCTGGAAGACCGGGCACATGTTCCAGGCGCCCTACTGGCTGTTGCCGCCTGGCATCTGCATCAGTCTCATCACCCTATCGTTTTACATGCTGGGCCGGGCCATGGACGAAGTCCTGGACCCCCGCCTGCGCGACGAAACCCAGGCAGGCTGA
- a CDS encoding ABC transporter permease encodes MRKYVLKRLAQVMVILFCILTILFVLFRLAPGDPVSRMVDPEMTPEETQHLIEQLGLDQPIWKQYLIYLKNCSTGEFGYSIHYGEPVARVIWDKLPNTILLFTTAVLLSAMVGISWGKIAAWRKGKGTDLALTIAALVTHTLFLPWLALLLVWIFAYQLDWFPITGMVSDDVWLDPTAGFFTKAGDVLYHMILPLTTLFLIHFGSYLLVMRSSMLDTLKEDYILLARAKGLTERAIRNKHAAPNAWLPVVTSVGLSLAFSINGGALTETVFSWPGIGRELVFAVSHNDYPLAQASFLLISTVVLLSNVVVDVLYAYLDPRIRY; translated from the coding sequence ATGAGGAAATACGTTCTAAAGCGCCTGGCGCAGGTGATGGTGATTTTGTTCTGCATTCTCACCATCCTCTTTGTGCTGTTCAGGCTGGCGCCGGGAGACCCGGTTTCACGCATGGTGGACCCGGAGATGACCCCGGAGGAGACCCAGCACCTGATCGAGCAGTTGGGTCTGGACCAACCGATATGGAAGCAGTACCTCATCTACCTTAAGAACTGCTCCACCGGCGAGTTCGGCTACTCCATCCACTATGGGGAGCCGGTGGCCCGGGTGATCTGGGACAAGCTGCCCAACACCATCCTGCTGTTCACCACGGCGGTGCTGCTCTCGGCCATGGTGGGCATCTCCTGGGGCAAGATAGCCGCCTGGCGCAAGGGCAAGGGCACCGACCTTGCCCTGACCATAGCGGCCCTGGTCACCCATACCCTGTTCTTGCCCTGGCTGGCCCTGTTGTTGGTATGGATATTCGCCTACCAGTTGGACTGGTTCCCCATAACCGGCATGGTCTCCGACGACGTATGGCTGGACCCCACGGCCGGGTTCTTCACCAAGGCGGGCGACGTGCTCTATCACATGATCCTGCCCCTGACCACGCTGTTTCTCATCCACTTCGGCAGCTACCTGTTGGTGATGCGCTCGTCCATGCTGGACACCCTCAAGGAGGACTACATCCTCCTGGCCCGGGCCAAGGGCCTTACCGAGCGGGCCATCCGCAACAAGCACGCCGCGCCCAACGCCTGGCTGCCGGTGGTGACCAGCGTGGGCCTTTCCCTGGCCTTTTCCATCAACGGCGGGGCGCTCACCGAGACGGTGTTCTCCTGGCCGGGCATCGGCCGCGAGCTGGTGTTTGCGGTCAGCCACAACGACTACCCCCTGGCCCAGGCCTCCTTTTTGCTGATATCCACGGTGGTGCTACTCTCAAACGTGGTGGTGGACGTGCTCTACGCCTACCTCGACCCCAGGATCAGGTACTAG
- a CDS encoding ABC transporter substrate-binding protein, whose product MKKHSKFARLTFGLTALTLFVTLLLGLAPVSQAASNGILKIGVLEDPKSLNLWLASDAWSSRVLSMIYEPLFVREPKESKLVPWLAAGEPVYDPGELTYTLKLRPAKWSDGSDFTAEDVVFTGNLIKEFKIPKQSSKWSFIQNIVAVDKHTVRFELKKPKAIFLTRTLTTPIVQKKQWEKVVAEARKSEKPLTALLRFGVDQPVGTGPFMLDQWKKGVFVYLKTNPHFFAKGQTMEGFKMGPYISGMIFKVFGTADAAVLALRKGSIDFYWNSIQPGYLDQLKDDKDIKLFVSNKSGLYYMGFNVRKAPFDDMALRQAVATIIDKDFIVKRILQGYGEVLWSVIPPGNSFYYNPDVPKYGQGMAYDQRVKKAYEILKEAGYTWEVPPVNDQGQVQKAKGIILPDGLPMKDFTILTPPADYDPHRAMSGQIIQEWLRALGMPAVSRPMAFGALIQKVKGQHDFDCFILGYGKLSLDPGYLRAFFHSKMNKPNGWNMSGYESAAFDAMATDANDSMDPKMRREKVMMLQSILMTAVPYIPLYNPTVIEGVRIDRFTGWVPMLDGVGNLWSFCDIKPK is encoded by the coding sequence GTGAAAAAACACTCCAAATTCGCACGGCTCACCTTTGGGCTCACCGCCTTGACCCTCTTCGTGACGCTTTTGCTGGGTTTGGCTCCGGTATCCCAGGCGGCTTCCAACGGCATTCTCAAGATCGGGGTCTTGGAAGACCCCAAGAGCCTGAACCTGTGGCTGGCCAGCGACGCCTGGTCCAGCCGGGTGCTCAGCATGATTTACGAACCCCTGTTCGTGCGCGAGCCCAAGGAGTCCAAGCTGGTGCCTTGGCTGGCCGCCGGTGAACCGGTGTACGACCCCGGCGAGCTCACCTATACCCTCAAGCTCAGGCCGGCCAAGTGGTCCGACGGCAGCGACTTCACCGCCGAGGACGTGGTGTTCACCGGCAACCTCATCAAGGAATTCAAGATCCCCAAGCAGAGCTCCAAGTGGAGCTTCATCCAAAATATCGTGGCCGTGGACAAGCACACGGTGCGCTTTGAGCTAAAGAAGCCCAAGGCCATCTTCCTCACCCGCACCCTGACCACCCCCATCGTGCAGAAAAAGCAGTGGGAAAAGGTGGTGGCCGAGGCCCGCAAATCTGAAAAGCCCCTCACCGCCCTGTTGCGCTTCGGGGTGGACCAGCCCGTGGGCACCGGCCCCTTCATGCTGGACCAGTGGAAAAAGGGAGTGTTCGTCTACCTGAAGACCAACCCCCATTTCTTCGCCAAGGGCCAGACCATGGAGGGCTTCAAGATGGGCCCTTACATCTCCGGCATGATCTTCAAGGTGTTCGGGACCGCCGACGCGGCGGTGCTGGCCCTGCGCAAGGGCTCCATCGACTTTTACTGGAACAGCATCCAGCCCGGCTACCTGGACCAGCTCAAGGACGACAAGGACATCAAGTTGTTCGTGAGCAACAAGAGCGGGCTGTACTACATGGGCTTCAACGTGCGCAAGGCCCCCTTTGACGACATGGCCCTGCGCCAGGCCGTGGCCACCATCATCGACAAGGACTTCATCGTCAAGCGCATCCTGCAGGGCTATGGCGAGGTGCTCTGGTCGGTGATCCCGCCGGGCAACAGCTTCTACTACAACCCCGACGTGCCCAAGTACGGCCAGGGCATGGCCTACGACCAGCGGGTGAAAAAGGCCTACGAAATCCTCAAGGAGGCGGGCTACACCTGGGAGGTGCCGCCGGTCAACGACCAGGGCCAGGTGCAAAAGGCCAAGGGCATCATCCTGCCGGACGGCTTGCCCATGAAGGACTTCACCATCCTCACCCCTCCGGCCGACTACGACCCCCACCGGGCCATGAGCGGCCAGATCATCCAGGAGTGGCTCCGGGCCCTGGGCATGCCCGCGGTAAGCCGCCCCATGGCCTTCGGGGCGCTCATTCAGAAGGTGAAGGGCCAGCACGACTTCGATTGCTTCATCCTGGGTTACGGCAAGCTGTCGCTGGACCCCGGCTATCTGCGCGCCTTCTTCCACTCCAAGATGAACAAGCCCAACGGCTGGAACATGAGCGGCTATGAGAGCGCGGCCTTCGACGCCATGGCCACCGACGCCAACGATTCCATGGACCCCAAGATGCGGCGCGAAAAGGTGATGATGCTGCAAAGCATACTGATGACCGCGGTGCCCTACATACCGCTGTACAACCCCACCGTCATCGAGGGGGTGCGCATCGACCGTTTCACCGGTTGGGTGCCCATGCTCGACGGCGTGGGCAACCTCTGGTCGTTCTGTGATATCAAACCCAAGTAG